One Carassius auratus strain Wakin chromosome 4, ASM336829v1, whole genome shotgun sequence DNA segment encodes these proteins:
- the LOC113068118 gene encoding apoptosis facilitator Bcl-2-like protein 14 isoform X1, with the protein MDHVVMDQQHSNGDVQTSASDSLEFKLLMAYTRKRRPADTLLKQDVPSSPQPAEDHSKPKKNKRHKRLSFLLKCIKPQTDEPANLKQPATLASSDDGEMDEMENMVSELTEISDSVHFTPSDIEPDSEEDVVEKLVELLREHGDKLDRKIKEDKVLHEKLQSSLTYGFFKKVMEAFCGSVSPDVPPEQKDKKVNVALVCEATSQLVGIHYHPMTQVLGLGAQYLQEKYSTWINKNMHAANGEVDDESKEEVQ; encoded by the exons ATGGATCACGTAGTCAT GGATCAGCAGCACAGTAACGGGGATGTCCAGACGTCTGCGTCCGACAGTCTGGAGTTCAAACTCCTGATGGCATACACCCGTAAGAGACGACCCGCCGACACCCTCCTGAAGCAGGACGTCCCGTCTTCACCACAGCCGGCTGAAGATCACAGCaaaccaaagaaaaataaaagacacaAGAGACTGTCTTTCCTCTTAAAGTGTATTAAACCACAGACAGATGAACCAGCAAACTTAAAGCAGCCAGCGACACTAGCGA GTTCAGATGATGGGGAAATGGATGAGATGGAGAACATGGTCAGTGAACTGACCGAAATATCAGACTCTGTCCACTTTACTCCATCTGACATAGAACCGGACTCTGAAG AAGATGTTGTGGAAAAGCTGGTGGAGCTCCTCCGAGAACATGGCGATAAACTGGACAGAAAG ATTAAAGAAGACAAGGTGTTACACGAGAAGCTGCAGTCCTCTCTCACATACGGCTTCTTCAAGAAAGTGATGGAAGCTTTCTGTGGAAGTGTCTCTCCAGATGTGCCTCCAGAGCAGAAAGACAAGAAAGTAAATGTGGCTCTGGTCTGTGAAGCCACCAGTCAGCTTGTTGGCATCCACTACCATCCGATGACCCAAGTGCTGGGCTTAGGTGCCCAGTATCTACAGGAAAAATACTCCACGTGgataaacaaaaacatgcatgcaGCCAAT GGAGAAGTTGATGACGAATCCAAAGAGGAAGTccagtga
- the LOC113068118 gene encoding apoptosis facilitator Bcl-2-like protein 14 isoform X2, with protein sequence MDHVVMDQQHSNGDVQTSASDSLEFKLLMAYTRKRRPADTLLKQDVPSSPQPAEDHSKPKKNKRHKRLSFLLKCIKPQTDEPANLKQPATLASSDDGEMDEMENMVSELTEISDSVHFTPSDIEPDSEDVVEKLVELLREHGDKLDRKIKEDKVLHEKLQSSLTYGFFKKVMEAFCGSVSPDVPPEQKDKKVNVALVCEATSQLVGIHYHPMTQVLGLGAQYLQEKYSTWINKNMHAANGEVDDESKEEVQ encoded by the exons ATGGATCACGTAGTCAT GGATCAGCAGCACAGTAACGGGGATGTCCAGACGTCTGCGTCCGACAGTCTGGAGTTCAAACTCCTGATGGCATACACCCGTAAGAGACGACCCGCCGACACCCTCCTGAAGCAGGACGTCCCGTCTTCACCACAGCCGGCTGAAGATCACAGCaaaccaaagaaaaataaaagacacaAGAGACTGTCTTTCCTCTTAAAGTGTATTAAACCACAGACAGATGAACCAGCAAACTTAAAGCAGCCAGCGACACTAGCGA GTTCAGATGATGGGGAAATGGATGAGATGGAGAACATGGTCAGTGAACTGACCGAAATATCAGACTCTGTCCACTTTACTCCATCTGACATAGAACCGGACTCTGAAG ATGTTGTGGAAAAGCTGGTGGAGCTCCTCCGAGAACATGGCGATAAACTGGACAGAAAG ATTAAAGAAGACAAGGTGTTACACGAGAAGCTGCAGTCCTCTCTCACATACGGCTTCTTCAAGAAAGTGATGGAAGCTTTCTGTGGAAGTGTCTCTCCAGATGTGCCTCCAGAGCAGAAAGACAAGAAAGTAAATGTGGCTCTGGTCTGTGAAGCCACCAGTCAGCTTGTTGGCATCCACTACCATCCGATGACCCAAGTGCTGGGCTTAGGTGCCCAGTATCTACAGGAAAAATACTCCACGTGgataaacaaaaacatgcatgcaGCCAAT GGAGAAGTTGATGACGAATCCAAAGAGGAAGTccagtga